Proteins encoded in a region of the Quercus lobata isolate SW786 chromosome 8, ValleyOak3.0 Primary Assembly, whole genome shotgun sequence genome:
- the LOC115955890 gene encoding G-type lectin S-receptor-like serine/threonine-protein kinase At2g19130 isoform X2: protein MDYKKNPSLPIMLSFLFICLSLNNHLSLGAETISANQPLSGDQTISSNGGNFELGFFTPGNSSRSNYYIGIWFKKVSLRTIVWVANRETPVSDRISSVLRISDGNLVLFNESQIPIWSTNLSSTSSGPLEAVLQDDGNFVLREGSANSPKLLWQSFDNPTDTWFPGAKMAYNNRTKQNMRLISWKNSEDPAPGLFALELQQNTNSYIILWNKSVPYWSSGPWNGKIFSSVPEMIANYIYNFSYVSNENESYFTYSVAHTSTISRFFMNISGQIQQQSWLESTKQWNLFWSQPRTTQCEVYAFCGPFGVCNQQSMPFCNCLKYFQPTSDKSWNLSDFSAGCARKTSLQCGNDTLANGKRDKFWEMPNMKLPDHPQTVAVGSSSECESTCLNNCSCIAYAYGDHCSIWIGELLNLQQLTSADTNGGTLYLKLAASELSVSPPSKKRMTLLLIFGITSVIVLCASISMCIWQRKMSKRKENRQINKRNQAHRMFHSESHVQELIDLGELKEEDEKGLDLPSYDLESIRVATGIFSDENKLGQGGYGPVYKGKLPSGQEIAVKRLSRVSGQGLKEFKNEVLLIAKLQHRNLVRLHGYCIEGSEKILLYEYMPNKSLDYFIFDQKQSMSLDWEIRFNIILGIARGILYLHQDSRLRIIHRDLKTSNILLDHKMNPKISDFGLARIVGDRQTEAITSKVAGT, encoded by the exons ATGGATTACAAGAAGAATCCATCATTGCCTATAatgctttcttttctcttcatctGCCTATCTCTCAACAATCATCTTTCCCTTGGAGCTGAAACCATCTCTGCAAACCAACCTCTCTCTGGTGACCAAACTATTAGCTCTAATGGTGGGAACTTTGAGCTCGGTTTCTTCACACCAGGTAACTCTTCTCGTTCTAACTACTATATAGGCATCTGGTTCAAGAAGGTCTCTCTCAGAACCATAGTTTGGGTGGCAAACAGAGAGACGCCAGTCTCTGATAGAATTTCTTCTGTATTGAGAATCTCAGACGGTAATTTAGTTCTGTTCAATGAGTCTCAAATTCCAATTTGGTCAACAAATTTGAGCTCTACGAGTTCTGGTCCTCTAGAAGCTGTGCTTCAAGATGATGGAAATTTTGTTCTGAGAGAGGGGTCTGCTAATTCACCAAAACTTTTGTGGCAGAGTTTTGATAATCCAACCGATACATGGTTTCCTGGTGCTAAGATGGCATATAACAATAGAACCAAACAAAACATGCGTCTTATTTCATGGAAGAATTCTGAGGATCCTGCACCAGGACTTTTCGCTCTTGAGCTACAGCAAAATACCAATTCCTATATTATTCTATGGAATAAGTCTGTACCATACTGGAGCAGTGGACCTTGGAATGGAAAAATTTTCAGTTCGGTTCCTGAGATGATAGCCAATTATATTTACAACTTCAGTTATGTTTCAAACGAAAATGAGAGCTATTTCACATATTCGGTTGCCCATACTTCTACTATATCTCgattttttatgaatatatcGGGCCAGATTCAGCAGCAATCATGGTTGGAAAGTACCAAGCAGTGGAATTTGTTTTGGTCTCAACCAAGGACGACACAATGTGAGGTTTATGCTTTTTGTGGGCCTTTCGGTGTATGCAACCAGCAATCCATGCCTTTTTGTAATTGCCTGAAGtattttcagcctacctcagaCAAAAGTTGGAATTTGTCGGATTTTTCAGCTGGGTGTGCAAGAAAAACCAGTTTGCAGTGTGGGAATGATACACTTGCTAATGGAAAGAGAGACAAGTTTTGGGAAATGCCCAACATGAAATTGCCTGATCATCCACAAACTGTGGCAGTTGGAAGTTCATCAGAATGTGAATCAACCTGCTTGAATAACTGCTCTTGCATTGCTTATGCTTATGGCGACCATTGTTCAATTTGGATTGGAGAGCTCTTGAATCTGCAACAACTCACAAGCGCTGACACTAATGGAGGAACTCTATATCTCAAACTTGCAGCTTCCGAGTTATCCG tttCTCCTCCATCCAAAAAAAGGATGACATTGCTTCTTATTTTTGGAATAACTAGTGTGATTGTTCTTTGCGCCAGTATTTCTATGTGCATATGGCAAAGAAAGATGAGCAAGAGAAAGG AAAATAgacaaattaataaaagaaatcaagCACACCGCATGTTTCACAGTGAAAGCCATGTCCAAGAATTGATAGACTTGGGTGAgttgaaagaagaagatgagaaaggCTTAGATTTACCTTCttatgatttggaaagcatacGAGTCGCTACAGGTATCTTCTCAGATGAAAACAAGCTTGGACAAGGAGGCTATGGGCCTGTTTACAAG GGTAAGCTTCCAAGTGGTCAAGAAATTGCGGTAAAGAGGCTTTCAAGAGTCTCAGGTCAAGGTTTAAAAGAATTTAAGAATGAGGTGCTATTGATTGCAAAACTTCAGCATCGAAACCTTGTCAGGCTCCATGGATATTGCATAGAAGGGAGTGAAAAGATTTTACTTTATGAGTACATGCCCAACAAAAGTTTAGACTACTTTATATTTG ATCAAAAGCAAAGTATGAGTTTGGACTGGGAGATACGTTTCAACATCATTCTGGGAATTGCTCGAGGGATTCTTTATCTTCACCAAGACTCTAGATTAAGGATTATTCATAGAGATTTGAAAACCAGCAATATTCTTCTAGATCACAAAATGAACCCCAAAATATCTGACTTTGGATTGGCGAGAATTGTTGGTGACAGACAAACTGAGGCAATCACAAGCAAAGTAGCTGGAACTTAG
- the LOC115955890 gene encoding G-type lectin S-receptor-like serine/threonine-protein kinase At4g03230 isoform X1, giving the protein MDYKKNPSLPIMLSFLFICLSLNNHLSLGAETISANQPLSGDQTISSNGGNFELGFFTPGNSSRSNYYIGIWFKKVSLRTIVWVANRETPVSDRISSVLRISDGNLVLFNESQIPIWSTNLSSTSSGPLEAVLQDDGNFVLREGSANSPKLLWQSFDNPTDTWFPGAKMAYNNRTKQNMRLISWKNSEDPAPGLFALELQQNTNSYIILWNKSVPYWSSGPWNGKIFSSVPEMIANYIYNFSYVSNENESYFTYSVAHTSTISRFFMNISGQIQQQSWLESTKQWNLFWSQPRTTQCEVYAFCGPFGVCNQQSMPFCNCLKYFQPTSDKSWNLSDFSAGCARKTSLQCGNDTLANGKRDKFWEMPNMKLPDHPQTVAVGSSSECESTCLNNCSCIAYAYGDHCSIWIGELLNLQQLTSADTNGGTLYLKLAASELSVSPPSKKRMTLLLIFGITSVIVLCASISMCIWQRKMSKRKENRQINKRNQAHRMFHSESHVQELIDLGELKEEDEKGLDLPSYDLESIRVATGIFSDENKLGQGGYGPVYKGKLPSGQEIAVKRLSRVSGQGLKEFKNEVLLIAKLQHRNLVRLHGYCIEGSEKILLYEYMPNKSLDYFIFDQKQSMSLDWEIRFNIILGIARGILYLHQDSRLRIIHRDLKTSNILLDHKMNPKISDFGLARIVGDRQTEAITSKVAGTYGYISPEYAIDGIFSIKSDVFSFGVVLLEIISGKRNTGFYKSEQAMSLLGYAWGLWTDNMLMDLMDETLRDTCIADQFVKCLNIGLLCVQSNPSDRPTMSIVIKMLDGETVNLPAPKRPAFVIGRDQSSSTSSNKPKSINEVTNSLEAR; this is encoded by the exons ATGGATTACAAGAAGAATCCATCATTGCCTATAatgctttcttttctcttcatctGCCTATCTCTCAACAATCATCTTTCCCTTGGAGCTGAAACCATCTCTGCAAACCAACCTCTCTCTGGTGACCAAACTATTAGCTCTAATGGTGGGAACTTTGAGCTCGGTTTCTTCACACCAGGTAACTCTTCTCGTTCTAACTACTATATAGGCATCTGGTTCAAGAAGGTCTCTCTCAGAACCATAGTTTGGGTGGCAAACAGAGAGACGCCAGTCTCTGATAGAATTTCTTCTGTATTGAGAATCTCAGACGGTAATTTAGTTCTGTTCAATGAGTCTCAAATTCCAATTTGGTCAACAAATTTGAGCTCTACGAGTTCTGGTCCTCTAGAAGCTGTGCTTCAAGATGATGGAAATTTTGTTCTGAGAGAGGGGTCTGCTAATTCACCAAAACTTTTGTGGCAGAGTTTTGATAATCCAACCGATACATGGTTTCCTGGTGCTAAGATGGCATATAACAATAGAACCAAACAAAACATGCGTCTTATTTCATGGAAGAATTCTGAGGATCCTGCACCAGGACTTTTCGCTCTTGAGCTACAGCAAAATACCAATTCCTATATTATTCTATGGAATAAGTCTGTACCATACTGGAGCAGTGGACCTTGGAATGGAAAAATTTTCAGTTCGGTTCCTGAGATGATAGCCAATTATATTTACAACTTCAGTTATGTTTCAAACGAAAATGAGAGCTATTTCACATATTCGGTTGCCCATACTTCTACTATATCTCgattttttatgaatatatcGGGCCAGATTCAGCAGCAATCATGGTTGGAAAGTACCAAGCAGTGGAATTTGTTTTGGTCTCAACCAAGGACGACACAATGTGAGGTTTATGCTTTTTGTGGGCCTTTCGGTGTATGCAACCAGCAATCCATGCCTTTTTGTAATTGCCTGAAGtattttcagcctacctcagaCAAAAGTTGGAATTTGTCGGATTTTTCAGCTGGGTGTGCAAGAAAAACCAGTTTGCAGTGTGGGAATGATACACTTGCTAATGGAAAGAGAGACAAGTTTTGGGAAATGCCCAACATGAAATTGCCTGATCATCCACAAACTGTGGCAGTTGGAAGTTCATCAGAATGTGAATCAACCTGCTTGAATAACTGCTCTTGCATTGCTTATGCTTATGGCGACCATTGTTCAATTTGGATTGGAGAGCTCTTGAATCTGCAACAACTCACAAGCGCTGACACTAATGGAGGAACTCTATATCTCAAACTTGCAGCTTCCGAGTTATCCG tttCTCCTCCATCCAAAAAAAGGATGACATTGCTTCTTATTTTTGGAATAACTAGTGTGATTGTTCTTTGCGCCAGTATTTCTATGTGCATATGGCAAAGAAAGATGAGCAAGAGAAAGG AAAATAgacaaattaataaaagaaatcaagCACACCGCATGTTTCACAGTGAAAGCCATGTCCAAGAATTGATAGACTTGGGTGAgttgaaagaagaagatgagaaaggCTTAGATTTACCTTCttatgatttggaaagcatacGAGTCGCTACAGGTATCTTCTCAGATGAAAACAAGCTTGGACAAGGAGGCTATGGGCCTGTTTACAAG GGTAAGCTTCCAAGTGGTCAAGAAATTGCGGTAAAGAGGCTTTCAAGAGTCTCAGGTCAAGGTTTAAAAGAATTTAAGAATGAGGTGCTATTGATTGCAAAACTTCAGCATCGAAACCTTGTCAGGCTCCATGGATATTGCATAGAAGGGAGTGAAAAGATTTTACTTTATGAGTACATGCCCAACAAAAGTTTAGACTACTTTATATTTG ATCAAAAGCAAAGTATGAGTTTGGACTGGGAGATACGTTTCAACATCATTCTGGGAATTGCTCGAGGGATTCTTTATCTTCACCAAGACTCTAGATTAAGGATTATTCATAGAGATTTGAAAACCAGCAATATTCTTCTAGATCACAAAATGAACCCCAAAATATCTGACTTTGGATTGGCGAGAATTGTTGGTGACAGACAAACTGAGGCAATCACAAGCAAAGTAGCTGGAACTTA TGGCTATATATCTCCGGAATATGCGATAGATGGAATCTTCTCAATCAAATCTGATGTTTTTAGTTTCGGTGTAGTTCTACTTGAGATTATAAGTGGAAAGAGAAATACAGGTTTTTATAAGTCAGAACAAGCCATGAGCCTTCTAGGTTAT GCATGGGGATTGTGGACTGACAACATGCTGATGGATTTAATGGACGAGACCCTACGGGATACTTGCATTGCAGATCAGTTTGTGAAGTGTCTCAATATTGGTCTCTTATGTGTACAATCTAACCCAAGTGATCGCCCAACCATGTCAATTGTTATTAAGATGCTAGATGGTGAAACTGTGAACCTTCCAGCCCCAAAAAGACCAGCATTTGTCATTGGGAGAGATCAATCCAGCTCAACTTCTTCTAataaaccaaaatcaattaatgaAGTAACAAATAGTCTAGAAGCACGATGA